CTCAGCCACAACAATATTCTTGCCAGCGAGCGGGCCTATTGTGCGCGTCTGAATCTGACCTGGCTGGACGTCTTTCTGATGCCGGCGCCGCTGGGACACGCCACTGGTTTTTTACACGGCGTGACGGCACCGTTTCTGATCGGCGCACGCAGCGTGCTGCTGGATATTTTTACCCCAACGGCCTGCCTTGAACTGTTGGAGCAACAGCGCTGTACCTGTGTGTTAGGGGCTACGCCGTTTGTTTACGATCTGCTGTGTACCGTTGAACAGCAGCCTGCCGATCTCTCTTCGCTGCGATTTTTTTTGTGCGGCGGCACCACTATTCCGAAGCGCATTGCCCGTGACTGCCAGCAGCGCGGCATTAAGCTGCTCAGCGTCTACGGCTCGACGGAAAGCTCGCCGCATGCGCTGGTGAACCTTGATGACCCACTCTCCCGGATGATGAATACCGACGGCTATGCCGCGGCGGGCGTGGAGATTAAGATTGTTGATGAAGCGCGTAACCCGGTTCCGCCCGGCGTTGAAGGAGAAGAGGCGTCACGCGGGCCGAACGTGTTTATGGGCTATCTCGATGAACCAGAACTCACCGCCCGGGCGCTGGATAGCGAGGGCTGGTACTACAGCGGCGATCTCTGCCGGATGGACGAGGCGGGCTATATTAAGGTCACCGGACGCAAAAAAGATATCATCGTCCGGGGCGGTGAAAACATCAGTAGTCGCGAGGTGGAGGATATTCTGTTACAGCATCCGCGCATTCACGATGCCTGTGTGGTTGCCATGCCGGATGAGCGTTTAGGTGAACGTTCCTGCGCCTACATCGTGCTGAAAGCACCGCATCATTCACTGTCACTGGAAGAGGTTGTTGCCTTCTTTAGCCGTAAACGTGTGGCGAAGTATAAGTATCCGGAGCACATCGTGGTGGTTGAAAAGTTGCCCAGAACAGCATCCGGGAAGATCCAGAAGTTCCTGTTACGCCAGGATATTATTCAGCGTTTACACCAGGAGTATGTTGAGGCATAAAACGCCGGATGGCGGCGTACCGCCTTATCCGGCCTACAGGGGCACTGCAATGGTATCAATTGCCGGATGGCGGCGTATCGCCATCCGGCATACAGGGAAATCGCGGCAGGCCTGATAAGCGTAGCGCCATCAGGCATTACATTACTTCTTCAGTTCAGCCAGGCTCAGCCAGGTCTGGACAACGGTATCCGGGTTCAGCGACAGGCTGTCGATCCCCTCTTCCATCAGCCAGGCGGCAAAGTCTTCGTGGTCAGACGGACCCTGACCGCAAATCCCGACGTATTTCCCCTGTTTCTTCGCTGCGCGAATCGCCATCGACAGCAGCGCTTTCACCGCGTCGTTACGCTCATCAAACAGTTCAGACACCACGCCGGAGTCACGATCCAGACCCAGCGCCAGCTGCGTCATGTCGTTAGAGCCGATCGAGAAGCCGTCAAAGTATTGCAGGAACTGTTCAGCCAGCAGGGCGTTGGACGGGATCTCACACATCATGATGATCTTCAGGCCATTCTCACCGCGTTTCAGCCCCTGACGCGCCAGCTCTTCCACGACCGCTTTTGCCTGCTCGACGGTACGCACGAATGGGATCATGATTTCGACGTTAGTCAGGCCCATATCGTTACGCACGCGTTTCACCGCGTCGCATTCCAGCGCAAAGCAGTCACGGAAGCTGTCCGACACATAGCGACCCGCACCGCGGAAGCCCAGCATCGGGTTCTCTTCATCCGGCTCGTAGCGTTCACCGCCGACCAGGTTCGCGTATTCGTTAGACTTAAAGTCTGACAGACGCACAATCACCCGTTTCGGCCAGAATGCTGCACCGAGGGTGGCGATCCCTTCCGTCAGGCGACCGACATAGAATTCACGCGGAGAATCAAAGCCTTTCATCATCTCGCGGATTTCGTTCTGCAGTTTGGCATCCTGGGAGTCAAACTCCAGCAGCGCACGCGGGTGTACGCCGATCATACGGTTGATGATAAATTCCAGACGCGCCAGGCCAACGCCTTCGTTAGGCAGACAGGCAAAGTCAAATGCCCTGTCCGGGTTACCGACGTTCATCATCACCTTCAGCGGCAGATCCGGCATAGTATCGACGCTGGAGCTCTTAACGCTGAAGTCGAGCAGGTCAGCGTACACGTAGCCTGTGTCACCTTCCGCGCAGGAAACGGTGACCTTTTCGTCATCCTTCATGCGTTCAGTGGCATCGCCACAGCCGACCACCGCCGGAATACCCAACTCACGTGCGATAATGGCGGCGTGGCAGGTACGACCACCACGGTTAGTGACAATCGCGGCCGCTTTTTTCATGATCGGTTCCCAGTCCGGGTCGGTCATGTCAGTCACCAGCACGTCGCCTGGCTCAATGCGGTTCATCTCGCTGATGTCGTGAATCACTTTTACCGGACCCGCACCAATGCGGTGGCCGATGGCTCGTCCTTCCGCAATGATTTTGCCCTGCGCGTGCAGCGTATAACGCTCCATTACCTGGCCGCGGGAACGCACGGTTTCCGGACGCGCCTGTACGATGAACAGCTTGCCGGTATGACCGTCTTTCGCCCACTCGATGTCCATTGGACGACCGTAGTGTTTCTCGATCTGTACTGCCTGCTTCGCCAGTTCCTGCACTTCTTCGTTGGTCAGAGAGAAAATGTCACGGCTTTCCTGCGGCACATCTTCAATGGTGACCTGTTTGCCATGCTCCTGGGTCGGGGCATAGACCATGCGGATTTTTTTCGAACCCATCGTGCGACGCACAATAGATGGACGGTTGGCCGCCAGCGTCGGTTTGTGGACGTAGAACTCATCCGGGTTCACCGCGCCCTGCACCACCATCTCACCCAGCCC
The DNA window shown above is from Citrobacter farmeri and carries:
- the fadK gene encoding medium-chain fatty-acid--CoA ligase; the encoded protein is MSVTLTFDASRRDAYRKLGFWGDASLGDYWQQTARSVPDKIAVVDSHGTAFTYAALDHAASCLASWMLANGIQPGDRVAFQLPGWCEFTVIYLACLKTGAVSVPLLPAWREAELVWVLNKCQAKLFFAPTVFKQTRPVDLILPLQNQLPHLQHIIGVDKLAPATTSLALSQIVTDSAPLARHIPVHGDELAAVLFTSGTEGMPKGVMLSHNNILASERAYCARLNLTWLDVFLMPAPLGHATGFLHGVTAPFLIGARSVLLDIFTPTACLELLEQQRCTCVLGATPFVYDLLCTVEQQPADLSSLRFFLCGGTTIPKRIARDCQQRGIKLLSVYGSTESSPHALVNLDDPLSRMMNTDGYAAAGVEIKIVDEARNPVPPGVEGEEASRGPNVFMGYLDEPELTARALDSEGWYYSGDLCRMDEAGYIKVTGRKKDIIVRGGENISSREVEDILLQHPRIHDACVVAMPDERLGERSCAYIVLKAPHHSLSLEEVVAFFSRKRVAKYKYPEHIVVVEKLPRTASGKIQKFLLRQDIIQRLHQEYVEA
- the ppsA gene encoding phosphoenolpyruvate synthase, with the translated sequence MSNNGSSPLVLWYNQLGMNDVDRVGGKNASLGEMITNLSGMGVSVPNGFATTADAFNQFLDQSGVNQRIYELLDQTDIDDVTALAKAGAQIRQWIIDTPFQPELENAIRDAYAQLSADDQHASFAVRSSATAEDMPDASFAGQQETFLNVQGFDAVLVAVKHVFASLFNDRAISYRVHQGYDHRGVALSAGVQRMVRSDLASSGVMFSIDTESGFDQVVFITSAWGLGEMVVQGAVNPDEFYVHKPTLAANRPSIVRRTMGSKKIRMVYAPTQEHGKQVTIEDVPQESRDIFSLTNEEVQELAKQAVQIEKHYGRPMDIEWAKDGHTGKLFIVQARPETVRSRGQVMERYTLHAQGKIIAEGRAIGHRIGAGPVKVIHDISEMNRIEPGDVLVTDMTDPDWEPIMKKAAAIVTNRGGRTCHAAIIARELGIPAVVGCGDATERMKDDEKVTVSCAEGDTGYVYADLLDFSVKSSSVDTMPDLPLKVMMNVGNPDRAFDFACLPNEGVGLARLEFIINRMIGVHPRALLEFDSQDAKLQNEIREMMKGFDSPREFYVGRLTEGIATLGAAFWPKRVIVRLSDFKSNEYANLVGGERYEPDEENPMLGFRGAGRYVSDSFRDCFALECDAVKRVRNDMGLTNVEIMIPFVRTVEQAKAVVEELARQGLKRGENGLKIIMMCEIPSNALLAEQFLQYFDGFSIGSNDMTQLALGLDRDSGVVSELFDERNDAVKALLSMAIRAAKKQGKYVGICGQGPSDHEDFAAWLMEEGIDSLSLNPDTVVQTWLSLAELKK